In Terriglobia bacterium, the DNA window TTGGATACTCCGGCAACTGTTTCTCAAGCGCGGCATTTGATGAATTGGGGAGTCCGCTCGGATATCTCGTATGCCGCCGGGCATCACAATTTGAAAATCGGAACGCAGTTGATGCAGACCCGGCTGAACGAGCAATTCGACCTCGGTATAACGGATTACACGTTCAATCCGCTGTGCACGACTGCATCCGGAACAGCCTTGCCGTTGCCGAACGTCACGAACCCGTCCCAGTGTCCGCCACCTTCGATAGCCAATGCGAACTTCAATCCGGCCTTGCTGCCCCTCGATCTGACCCGCGGCGGATCGCTCTTCCAATTCGCCGGTACAGGCAATGTCAACGAATATGCGGGCTATGTGCAGGACGCGATTACCGCAAAGAGCCTGACCTTGAATCTGGGCCTGCGGGTCAGCCGCTATGACGCATTCGGCACGATCAAGGATACGCAGGCCGAACCCAGAACCGGACTGTCCTATCTGGTTCACCGGACAGGAACCGTGTTGCGCGCGGGTTATGCGCACACGATGGAGACGCCGTACAATGAGAATCTGCTTGTCGCGACATCCCCTCAGGGTGCGTTCCTCATCACTGCGTTTTCAACCCAGGGGCAGGAAGGTCTCAAGCCGGGCAGCCGGAACCAGTACAACGTGGGGTTCCAGCAGGCCTTGAGCCGATATCTGCAGGCCGAAGGCGACTACTTCTGGAAGTACACGGACAATGCATTCGACTTCGGTGTGATCCTGAACACTCCGATCACCTTTCCCGTCGCCTGGCAGAAATCGAAGCTGGATGGTGTTTCTTTCCGCGTATCCAGTATCAATATCGGCGGCTTTCAGTGGTACACCACCCTGGGCCACAATCGCGCCCGGTATTTTCCGGTGGATGGCAGCGTCTTCAGGATCGACCACGATCAGGAATTCCAGCAGACCACGAACGTCCGTTATCAGTGGAAGAAAACCGGGCCCTGGACCTCGTTCACATGGCGTTATGACAGCGGGCTTGTCGCCGGCAATGTCCCGGATCTGGCCAGTGTTCTTGCCTTGACCGGCGCGCAACAGCTCGCGATCGGTTTCAGCTGCGGCGGCGTTGTCCCGGCCATCAGCACTCCGCTCACGTCTGCCCAGTGCAACAGCTCGAATTACAGCGCATCCCGGGTACGCATCCCGGCTCCGGGAGCCGAAAACGACGATACGAATCCGCCGCGCATCGCTCCGCGCAACATTCTTGATGCAGGCTTCGGCATTGACGACTTGCTGCACCGCTCGCCGGAGCGTTCCCGTCTCACGCTGCGGTTCACAATCAGCAACCTGACGAATAACGTGGCGCTATATAACTTTCTGTCGACATTCAGTGGAACACACTTCGTGGCGCCGCGCACCTATAGCGCTGCGATCGGCTGGGTGTTCTGACAAAGCGGAAATTGCTGTAGGCGCGGTCACAGACCGCGCCTACATTGCCAACGCCATGTCATTGAAACCAGGGTGCAGCAAAACCATTTCGCGAGTGTGCTCGCGAAACACCTCGCGAAATCGCGATCAGATTCGCGAAAAATCGAGCCGCGGCTTTCACCTCATGCCACGCGATCAAGAGTTGTGCCAAAAAAGAACGCGGGCTTCAGCCCGCAACTACTCGTCGTTTTCGGTGGGTTCGGAACCGCTGCAGAGGCGTTCCTGCTGAATCCAGCGGATAACGTATGAAGGGCAATTTTCGATCGTGATGTTTCGCGATTTCACCGAACATAGAAACA includes these proteins:
- a CDS encoding TonB-dependent receptor, translated to MRRSCFYSIFIGLIFCSSILLAQSVASGTIEGTVTDPTGGVIIGAMVELQNPVTGFKQMTMTDASGMFRFTNIPFNNYHLQVMQDAFSPAAQDVSVRTAVTVPVKVTMTLAGVSQEVQVQTGTEDILENVPYAHADVDIGTLDKLPTLSPASGLSDAIMLSSPGVVADSNGFFHPLGDHAQTSFSIDGQPISDQQSKAFSTQIPVNAIQNMEIVTGTPNAEYGDKTSLVVNATTRSGLGLMKPTGSVTAEYASFGTPSLETTLGLGGPKTGWFMATNGLRTGRFLDTPEFAPIHAIGNNENTFNRFDYTPDSKDSFHMNVFLARNWFQIPNTYDQIGQDQRQKVVTFDIAPGYQHTFSSTTLLTVNPFVREDRVHYYPSGDVSLDTPATVSQARHLMNWGVRSDISYAAGHHNLKIGTQLMQTRLNEQFDLGITDYTFNPLCTTASGTALPLPNVTNPSQCPPPSIANANFNPALLPLDLTRGGSLFQFAGTGNVNEYAGYVQDAITAKSLTLNLGLRVSRYDAFGTIKDTQAEPRTGLSYLVHRTGTVLRAGYAHTMETPYNENLLVATSPQGAFLITAFSTQGQEGLKPGSRNQYNVGFQQALSRYLQAEGDYFWKYTDNAFDFGVILNTPITFPVAWQKSKLDGVSFRVSSINIGGFQWYTTLGHNRARYFPVDGSVFRIDHDQEFQQTTNVRYQWKKTGPWTSFTWRYDSGLVAGNVPDLASVLALTGAQQLAIGFSCGGVVPAISTPLTSAQCNSSNYSASRVRIPAPGAENDDTNPPRIAPRNILDAGFGIDDLLHRSPERSRLTLRFTISNLTNNVALYNFLSTFSGTHFVAPRTYSAAIGWVF